tgttggcatccttggGTTGGATTTCagctttactttttttgtccactcacggtGGCTGTGATtgaagtctgcatattcatttaataccaagGAGAAAGTTTAAcgatcacgataaagcagtatccaaagtacaaaaatacatgcaaccaatgataaagcctcatttaaTACCACCAGATAACAAATCCTGATAAGTGCTCttcaaataatgaattaatcgATGAAGCCGGTGATGGTGAGATGACAAATTCCTAGACACAAACCTGGGGGCTCATCCCTGACGCTGCTACGCTTGTCTCAACAGAAGTAACTTTTTGCTTGGGTGGACACGTGTGCGTATGTGTCATTGATTGTCGGCATCAGGCTTGCACTGACCGGGTTGAGACGGTCTGTCAGTGTAAATTTAGCCTAAAGATGCGCTGCAAGGTGGTGGGCATGCTATTCATGACTGCACTTCCTTACGTACCATTTTGGATATTTCTGAGAAGAATTACAGAAGGTTGCTTTCAAATCATACGACCTCCAATGCCAGTATTTGGACTTGTGTTTATAGCCTGAGGAGAAAAACGTGTTTCTTCAGAGGGGTCAATAACTATCCATATGTCAGGTCAACCACATCTACTCTCTTAGGTGAGTACATTAATTCTTTGTGAAATATTTCCTCACGGTAAGTGCCACTCGCTAATCAGACGAGCACACTCAATATTTCATCCCCCAAAACACATACAAATCTCTTTGCATTCATTGTGAATAATGTCATCAGTGCTGTAATCTAAAGAGAGACTGGAGTCTGCTGAATCTTGATGAAGCTTTGTCTTTGCTCTTTGCTTCAGATGCGAATCAAAGCAGCGCCGTGCTGTATGCCCGCGGCTCCTTTTCTGACATCCCGTGGGGGATTTAAGCTGATTTTCCTTTTGGTTCCAGCCACTCATGTGATGGTCCAACTCCCTCCAGTGCTGAACGAGAGTAGTAACCTCGTCAGTGATACCTAGCTCACTGCTGTTTGATGCCGGTCATGTCTCAGTGCCTACCGAGCTCATCTATCACAGTAACTGTGAATGGCAGACAGGAACGGTATAAAATCAGAGGAGGGCCGCTTCCAACCCCCACCCTCCCGTTATATAGTTAGTAAACTGTGCCAAGGCTACTCCCTAAAAGGAGAATGGAGACCTTGTGTTCTGAGACTCCAGatgggagagaaaaaaacaacacggcACACATAACCGCAGCTCTCCAGTTATGTGTGCAGATGTCAGCAGTGCAAGACATCTCGTGATATGTTGACGCTCGGCAGAAGGTTGTGTTAAAAGTGGTCATAGCAAATGATTTTGTGTGAGAGATGGTGCCTTGATTGTTGCCAGAGAACAGTAATATGTTGTCATTCCCAACCGTGTTGAACATGAACATTCATTGGTTTTCATCATGGTGAGCTTGCACGAGCAAATGCACGTTGACCACTGCTGACGTGTATATGCcacaggaaaaataaataaattgttcgGTGTTTTAAATAGTGTCAAATTACATTGATTTCTCTGGTTTCTCTATGCGAGTTGCCTTTTTGTAAAATCCATTTTTATGTGttgggcttcttgtgcttgagttaatgtgggtggaaaacaacggtcagtcacaccctgaagtggacattgactgtctgtcattgtgtttgggcttgtttagcatcagaTGATTGGCTCCCATCGTAGTTGGGAGGGTAAGGTGAGTAGCGGCAAAGAGATGTGAAAATAGACAATGTGAGAGTTGTCAGTCAAATTAACGGGGAATTTACATCTCAAAAACGCCCCTACAAGTGATATGCCTTCTTTTTAAGGAGTTTGCGTACCACCGAAGCAGCAAAAGTTTAGCCTACCACATCAACACAAAATACCCAGTCACGAGTGCAGTGACAGCTAATGCTAGCAGCAAAGACATTAGCAATTTAGAGAGCCATAGCAAAGCACCTCGTGTATGAGCTAGTCCGTGACTGACAGGCTGACGAATGTTCTTGCCAAGTGGACAGCGTTGAACTACAGGCCCATAAACACAGCGGAACACAAGTGGTTAAAAGAGGTGTTCCAAACTGCGTCCAATGGCTCATCATGCAAGCTACCGTGCAGGACTACAGTGACAGCCAAAATCAGCAAGGTGTACGACGGCgataagaaaaacaaagttaagATTTTGTTGGGATTTGCCCAACTGTGTTGCTATAATGGGAGATCACTGGACCTCAGCTGGTGTAAGTGTAAATGGATAGGACTGCGTCAGTTCAAGTCTAttgaaaacaataaattacttgataaagccacttttttgttatatagcAAGATTTTGATCTGCCACGACGactcgttcacttcaaagagctcTTTCCGACCGACTCATCACTACTTTACAACTGTGGGGTAACCCCGCAGCAATAACTCCACTTAACCCTTGTGAAAAAATGGTCAAGGGTACATATCTAATACAGGAAGTACACAAACGTATCACTAACTGCTGTTAAACTGAGAAGGGGAAGggttaaataaactctgcttcttactTCAGACATgttaaattgtgaattgtaaacatgtgatgtactccaATGTAATGGTTGGTAAATCGAGTCAAGTCAAATGTGGTCGAATGGCCTGCGTGAAATTGAGTAAGTGTAGTTGTCTGTAGCTGGTAAATGACTTTTAGAGGCACAGAATAGAAGATATTGTTAAACATCTTTAATCCATAAAACTACAGTGACATTAGCATcgattttaattgcatacaTTTTATGTACAACAAAGCCTTGAACAATGTATCACTCACTTGACAACAAATGGATCCAGCTAAAAGGATGCAAGCTTGTATGTGGCAAGAgaatacaaaacatcaaaagGGAGCCATTAACTACATAATTTAGTTGCCTCGTACTCCATGTAGTTTGGTTGTCTGGCACTGAAAACTTGCAGGGCAGTGAGAATCCTGGTCACGTCTGCACTGGAGAGTTTAAGTCTGTGGCGGAGCAGACAGCCAAAAAGATCCACGTGGGGGGCGCCCGGAGGGGAGAGGCGGTTTACCCTGTAGCGCAACTCAACGAGCTGCAACAGAGCCGAGTCCTGTGATCCCTGAGTATACGGGTAGTCTATCTGCAGAATCAGGTCCTGGATTGCCTCTGGGTCAAAATGCACGCTGTATCCAAACAGTTGCATGCTGTTCACTTTCATGTAGCCAATATTGTTGGGTTGCTCTGTTTCCTCCAGAGGCTCATCGTCCACTGAAGTGTTCTTGCTTCCTATTGCCATTCCCTCCTTGATTCGGCTCCTCAGGTAGAAATGAACTGTCTCAAAAAAGCTCTTCCATCTGTTTCCAAGAGACAACGTCCAGTTATAGCAGTCCAAGGGAATGTCCAATTTGGTCCGCTCCCAGTCTGGATATCCATGCTGGCCTATAGGCATGGTCCAGCTCTCTGAATGGCTGCCCCCGAATGGGTTCACGAACAGAGAAAATGCCGGCTCAAGGGTGCTGTTCCTGGTGAGGCAAAACTGCAGGGCGAGTCCAAGGAGCATGTGAACTCGATTCGATTTCACCCGGTTGCTCTTCAAGGTCAGCAGCATTCGCTTCCTCCACGAAGGGTCAAACCAAGTATTAATCCTCACATCATTGCTCACAAACACCGCGTGCAGAGTGATGCGTGGGTCGCGTCGCTGAAGCAGGTAGCGCTGCTCCATGTCGTGCAAGTCTTGATCGCTCTCCAAGCCCAGGTAAGGGTCCGTAGGGTCGGGTACTGCATGTCTGCAGGTTCCCTGGTTGAGGGTGAAGCCCGAGTTGCAGCTGGAACATCGTGTGCGGTTCTCAGTAGAGCAGGATGCACAGCGAGGACCATCACCCAAAGAGCAGGGAATCAGGCCCTGGCAGGGCGGATGACTGTAGGGGCAGGAGCAGCTGCGACTCTCGTCATTGTACACACCAACCTGGTTGTTCTCACCGCAGTACAAGACCGAGAGCGTGTAGCTCAGCCAGAAGTGCAGAGACCtagaacaaaaacacagcttgTATTaacataatttccggtgtataagcccctacttttttcacacgttTTGAAGCCTGTGGCATATACAGTGATTGTGCTAAttaatggctaaaagaactacagttcccatgatgagTGCAGCTACGGGATGTAGGGTGTTGGACAAGTGAAGTGGACGCTCACCAATGGGtcttcgaaaggctggactacagTGTGATGAAGAGCAGAGCTAAAGAACTAATTTGCATCaagacgaaagtgacactgacagcAACAACGAaacagagagagactgacaaagtgtgtgatgaaggaattatgaggctgttaaATTCTGACACcaaagaagacgactttagtggttttagttcccaggaggatgaagacgatgatgaatgacttttatggtaggctactgtttaactgtTGTTTAGTAAAAAGCATTTATTCtatcaaatgtttaaaaaatctttctgtgtactaaatatcccatgttatgaCATGGACACCTGCGGGTTATAGACCGGTGTTGCCTATGTATGTGCAAATCGCTTATTCTCTTtaaatgtagtgggtgcggctAATATATGCACTCtctagtccggaaattacggtaagtctatccatccatcctagcAACACCTGGAATACCAAACCATTCCCAGGCCAGATGGGGGACAGAGTTCCTCAAGTGTGTCCTACATCTACCCTGGGAGCAGGTATTTATCGTTTAATTCATGGGCTAACCAAAAAGCTTTTTCCCTTTATATAGAATATAATAAAATGAGAACCCCATGATGTTTCTACGGCGATAGCAGGAGACGCGCTAAGTGGTTGCGTACACACAAAGAGAACAACCAGCAGCTCCTTTCTTTATTTGTGAGAAAGGTTTTCACTCACTTTCCAAAAACCTTTAAACCCTTCaag
This sequence is a window from Dunckerocampus dactyliophorus isolate RoL2022-P2 chromosome 2, RoL_Ddac_1.1, whole genome shotgun sequence. Protein-coding genes within it:
- the LOC129176630 gene encoding BMP/retinoic acid-inducible neural-specific protein 3-like isoform X2; this encodes MHTIRQLGRRPTLQTITESLIKKYGTHLLLAATLGGEESLTIFVDKRKLGQESSAVSAEGGKSKNATEPITLEALHQLAASYFTDRESTLRRLHHLQIASTAIRVTETRTGPLGCSNYDNLDTVSSVLVHSPENKVQLQGLQVVLPGYLQSRFIQAALNYIGCKSEGHFMCQNSECWCECSADFPRCNCPHADLDTLENNLLRIREAWRRINEEFEESEEFQSFVGKLPTYYAVNTSVVEHLWRTDASLLQRYRQLETRSQQLFTKTHRTVNKLFSLSKRCRKKPKIVLQRPRSLHFWLSYTLSVLYCGENNQVGVYNDESRSCSCPYSHPPCQGLIPCSLGDGPRCASCSTENRTRCSSCNSGFTLNQGTCRHAVPDPTDPYLGLESDQDLHDMEQRYLLQRRDPRITLHAVFVSNDVRINTWFDPSWRKRMLLTLKSNRVKSNRVHMLLGLALQFCLTRNSTLEPAFSLFVNPFGGSHSESWTMPIGQHGYPDWERTKLDIPLDCYNWTLSLGNRWKSFFETVHFYLRSRIKEGMAIGSKNTSVDDEPLEETEQPNNIGYMKVNSMQLFGYSVHFDPEAIQDLILQIDYPYTQGSQDSALLQLVELRYRVNRLSPPGAPHVDLFGCLLRHRLKLSSADVTRILTALQVFSARQPNYMEYEATKLCS